The Actinomycetota bacterium genome includes the window ATCCTTATCATACATAATTTTATGAGAAAATTCGGTACGCCCGACCCCGTGCTGAGCATCGATTTTGAATTAAACATCCTGGAAAAGCAGTCGCTGTTCAGCATGCAAGTGTGGGAGCCGATAATACTGGTGTTGCGAAACATGCAGGTACTGGTGGAAATGGTATTCCTGGTGCTGGTCATAGTCGGCCTCGCCAGACAGTACCGGCTGTTTCAAAAGCTTGCTGAAAAGCAAGGCTAGATTGAGGAAATCGAATGAATAGAAAGATAGCTAAGTTCGTTAAAAGCTTAAACGAGAAGACAAAACCCATTGTGCTTGAGATACTGGAATCGCCGACCAAGTGGAATCTCATCCAGTTTTACAAAGCCAACCCCTTTTCCATACACACGCCGCGAGGCCTTGCCAACATCATCGGACGCAAACCATCCGCGGTGTCGAAAGAGGTCGAGTGCCTGGCGCGAGCCGGTGTGCTCAAAAAAATATCGGACAACGAAGACCTGTCGGCCATTTATTCGTACGACCCTGAAAAAGTCATGGTCAAGATAGTAGACTCTTTGGTCGGAATGTGCGGCGAATCGCGTGAGACAATCCAAGAGCTTATCGAGGCCATTAAAAAGTCCTAGCCGCGCTCACACAGCTAGACCCGTAACCGTAACAGCCGTAGCAACGTCCCCCACTTACACTTGGCAATCCTGAAGAATGCCTGTAAACTATTGTCAATAATATGTGGCGCGCATTTCTTGGGAGGTTCGTCTTGGACGAAAAGGACTTTGCGGAATTGATATCGGTGTTCTTGAAAGGCAGCGAACAGGGCAAGGACGCCGCGGAGAAGGAGAAGGGGTCGGCGGATGACGCGTTCGACCCGGAATCGTCTTCAAACGAAGCAGAGGTTCGCAAGAACATCATCGAAGCACTAGCCGAACGAATAAAAGAATCCCAGGAAGCGGAAGAAGTAGCGGTAAACGCCCGGTCCGAAGCCGCGACAATGGCGCCGAACACCGGGATAAGCTACGAGGCGGCAGGGGTCGAAAACCCCCCGGAGACCCCCGGAGAAGAGACGCCGGAGGTCGAAGAGGAGCTTATCACAAAAGAAGAGGTAGACCAGCTCCTCAGCAAAGAAGAGCCGGCCGAAATAGTCACCCTGCAGCAAATATTGCACCGCTTCACCGCGCTCGACGGCGTAATCGCCGCGCTCTTGGTCACCCGCGACGGCTTTGTCGTAGACTACGCCTCCAACATCGAATTCGAACTCGACATGGTAAGCGCGGTCGTCGCGACCGGTTTCGGCATGCTCGATAGAGTCGGCTCCGAACTCGAGCGGGGCGCGCTCTCGACCGCCATGCTCGAATACGAGGAGGGCACGGTCGTCATCTCACCGCTCGTCCCCGATATCGCGCTGGTAATCATCGCATCCCAATGGACGACACTCGGGCGCATCCGCTGGGAGATAAAGAAGTACGGCGACGAGTTGATAGCCAATCTCTAAGCGCTTTGTCCCACTGCTTATGCGACGCCGCTCTGCGGGTCGCCTGGCCTTTAGACATTGCGGCGACTCGTTTTGTTCCATCCCGGCACCTGGCGTTCGCCCCGGCTTTTTAAGAGCGGGCTTCTGTGCTATTCTTTCATCGTAATG containing:
- a CDS encoding roadblock/LC7 domain-containing protein, encoding MDEKDFAELISVFLKGSEQGKDAAEKEKGSADDAFDPESSSNEAEVRKNIIEALAERIKESQEAEEVAVNARSEAATMAPNTGISYEAAGVENPPETPGEETPEVEEELITKEEVDQLLSKEEPAEIVTLQQILHRFTALDGVIAALLVTRDGFVVDYASNIEFELDMVSAVVATGFGMLDRVGSELERGALSTAMLEYEEGTVVISPLVPDIALVIIASQWTTLGRIRWEIKKYGDELIANL